Genomic DNA from Chlorogloeopsis sp. ULAP01:
GAAAGGAAAAATCTTTAGGATCTAACACCACATAGTCATTGCCAAGAGCGTGATATTTGTAAAACTTCATCTGTTGTGCTTTCCAAAAAGAAAATTTCTATACACGGTAGCCAAATTTAGTGATTATTATCTAAAAAAGCAGCCACTCTTTACTATTAAATAAACAAAAACATAGATTCCCGACTTATCTCAAAAGCCGGGAATCTTATAGGGCAAATTTTATCCTTTAATCTGGTTATTCTACTGACTTACACTTCATCGAGAGCGTGTTGCTTCAATTCATCTAAAGAAACATATTCCAAAGCTGATGCGTGAGTGGCTGACAAAATTACAGGTGGTGCAACTCCAGCATCCAATGCTTCTTTCCAACGAGAAGCGCACAAACACCAGCGATCGCCTGGTTTTAAACCTGGAAAGTCAAATATGGGAACGGGTGTACTCAAATCGTTTCCCCTTGACTTGGTAAATGCCAGGAACTCTTCTGTGAGTTGTGCGCAGACAACATGAGCACCAATATCACCCGCACCTGTGTTACATATTCCATCTCGGTAAAAACCTGTCATTGGCGAGGTGCAACAAATATCTAATGGTTTTCCAAGGACATTATTTGTCATAGCAATAACTTGTTAATCCAATGCTTTCAATTGGTACATTACCGAGATCCACTACTTTTCGACAAGATTGACATGAGCAAAGTTGAGAAAACATCAATATAAACAATTAGTTTCGCGTAGCAAGTCTCCCAACAATCCTTGATCTCGAATTACTTGTAAATCAGGATCTGTTTTCAGCAGTACCTGAAAATTTGGATTAATTAGCAGCGCAGACTCAAGGCATTGTGTTGCTAATGAGATATTTCCTAGTTGGGCTGCACAGCAGGCACTGTTATACCAAGCGTATTCATCATCTGGTTTGATTTCAATGGCTTCTTGATAGGTTGTAAGTGCAGCTCGATAACGCCCTACATATCTTAATACATCTGCTAGTTTGTAATTAGCCCAGAAATC
This window encodes:
- a CDS encoding DUF2237 domain-containing protein, yielding MTNNVLGKPLDICCTSPMTGFYRDGICNTGAGDIGAHVVCAQLTEEFLAFTKSRGNDLSTPVPIFDFPGLKPGDRWCLCASRWKEALDAGVAPPVILSATHASALEYVSLDELKQHALDEV